The Alphaproteobacteria bacterium genomic interval CCGATGACCAACAGCTTATCAAGCACCACGGTAGCTACCAGCAAGATGACCGCGATCGCCGGGAAGAACGCGAAGTCAAAAAGCTCGAACCAGCGTATTCGTTTATGATTCGCCTACGTTTGCCCGGTGGAGATATTACGCCTGAACAATGGTTAGGCTTGCAGCCACTGTTAGCACAAAATACCACGGGTGTTATGAAAATAACCACGCGTCAGACTATTCAGGTGCATGGAGTAATTAAATCGAAGCTAAAGCCTACCATGCAATGGTTTGATAAATTCGGGTTGGATGCTATTGCCGCCTGTGGTGATGTAAACCGTAATGTCATGGCAGGATCGCACCCTGCAATATCGCAGTTTCATGAGCAGGTACATGCATTTGCCGATAAAATAAGTACGCATCTATTGCCCAGAACCACTGCCTTTTCAGAAATATGGCTCGATGGTGAAAAACTGGCCGAGGGCGAAGAATCTGTGGAAGATCCGCTTTACCAAAACCGTTACCTGCCACGCAAATTTAAAGTAGGTATCGCGATTCCTCCCCATAATGAAATTGACGTATTCACGCAGGACGTGGGTTTAATTGCTATCGAAGAAAACGGCAAGCTGGCAGGGTTTAATTTGGCGCTTGGGGGTGGTATGGGTGCAACGCATGGCAATGCAGCCACCTATCCGCGTCTAGGCACAATCATAGGTTTTGTTACACACGAACAAGTGTTGGATACAGTGTGGCAAGTGGCGGCAGTACAGCGTGACCATGGCAACCGCGCCGATCGTAAACAGGCGCGTTTGAAATATACTATTGATCGTATGGGAGTCGATACGTTTAAAGCAGAGCTGGAAAAGCGCGTCGGGTTTACGTTAGCTACCCCACGCAGCTATGCGTTTGATACCCGCGCCGATCATTATGGATGGATGCAGGATCATAAAGGTCGCTGGCATTACACCATGTTTGTTGAAAACGGGCTAGTGGTAGACGAGCCGCAATATCGCGTAAAAACAGCACTGGATGCTATTGCTGAAGCCTCAATAGACGCAGGTGGGATATGCGATTTTCGTTTTACCGGGAATCAAAACATAATGCTGCTAAATATTGCTGAAGCAGATAAACCCGTAATTGAGGCGCTGTTGAATGAATATGGCATAATTTCAAATCAGGATGCATTTACGCCGCTTCGTACCCATGCGATTGCATGTGTTGCACTACCCACTTGCCCCTTAGCTATGGCAGAAGCACAACGCTATTTACCGGATTTAATTGGCCGTATCGAAAGCTTACTCGATAAGCATCATCTCAAGCAGGATGAGATCAGCATTCGTATGACCGGCTGCCCTAATGGCTGCGGCAGACCCTATGTGGCTGAAATTGGCTTAGTCGGACGCTCTGCCGGACATTACGATTTGCGTTTGGGGGGTGACAGGCTTGGTTATCGTCTAAACACCACTTATAAAGAAGGGGTGGACGAAGCCGAAATTTTGCATACACTCGATGCACTATTTGCCGATTATGCGCGTGATCGCGGCGAAAAAGAAACCTTCGGCGATTTTTGTCAAAACCATTTTGCGAATATGTATATTTAATGTGAAATTGCGCTTTTGCCGTCAGCAACTGTTATTGCTAACCGCATTGACTAATGTGTTTGTGCTGGCAAGTTTGGTATGTATTTTTGAGTCACTGTTCTGGTGGGGAGAGCTTTTTACGCCTTTCACCGTACAATACATAATTTTAGGGTCGATTTTATGCATATGGGCGTTATTACAACGCCTGCGAAAAGTGGCGTTGCTGGTGGGGATGTTAAGCCTCTATCATATCGCAATATTTGGTTATGCCGCCACGCAGTTTAGCAACCCCCCTTTGACCGCAAATGCTAACGGAACAGAGCTTCGTGTTCTGCAATTCAATGCCAGGATCTATAACCCGTCACCACAAGCAACGGTTGATGCACTTGTTGCCTTGGCAAGCAATCATGATATTTTGGTGATGCAGGAATATCCTTATAGCTTTGCACAGGTTGATTTGAGTGGGTTACATGCATTATATCCACACCATTACGTGGCACGAGGAGGAATTACTACATTGCCGGGTATTGCAATTTTCAGCAAAACTCCTTTTATT includes:
- a CDS encoding NADPH-dependent assimilatory sulfite reductase hemoprotein subunit; amino-acid sequence: MTEEQKLSAVEGIKMRSRGLRGTIAEGLRDQLTGQISADDQQLIKHHGSYQQDDRDRREEREVKKLEPAYSFMIRLRLPGGDITPEQWLGLQPLLAQNTTGVMKITTRQTIQVHGVIKSKLKPTMQWFDKFGLDAIAACGDVNRNVMAGSHPAISQFHEQVHAFADKISTHLLPRTTAFSEIWLDGEKLAEGEESVEDPLYQNRYLPRKFKVGIAIPPHNEIDVFTQDVGLIAIEENGKLAGFNLALGGGMGATHGNAATYPRLGTIIGFVTHEQVLDTVWQVAAVQRDHGNRADRKQARLKYTIDRMGVDTFKAELEKRVGFTLATPRSYAFDTRADHYGWMQDHKGRWHYTMFVENGLVVDEPQYRVKTALDAIAEASIDAGGICDFRFTGNQNIMLLNIAEADKPVIEALLNEYGIISNQDAFTPLRTHAIACVALPTCPLAMAEAQRYLPDLIGRIESLLDKHHLKQDEISIRMTGCPNGCGRPYVAEIGLVGRSAGHYDLRLGGDRLGYRLNTTYKEGVDEAEILHTLDALFADYARDRGEKETFGDFCQNHFANMYI
- a CDS encoding endonuclease/exonuclease/phosphatase family protein, producing the protein MKLRFCRQQLLLLTALTNVFVLASLVCIFESLFWWGELFTPFTVQYIILGSILCIWALLQRLRKVALLVGMLSLYHIAIFGYAATQFSNPPLTANANGTELRVLQFNARIYNPSPQATVDALVALASNHDILVMQEYPYSFAQVDLSGLHALYPHHYVARGGITTLPGIAIFSKTPFITDEIVGHGVKASYLRVTLSEPEIQFIALHSMIPFDKPWVESRNLQQNNVMREISVMPYGAFAVGDFNQTPYAQSFRTILHDNEVRLATFPDNLLPSWPSFLPTILLRIPIDHMVVNDKAHIISRELIEIEGSDHSAVSNHLLLLSHP